The Medicago truncatula cultivar Jemalong A17 chromosome 4, MtrunA17r5.0-ANR, whole genome shotgun sequence genome includes a region encoding these proteins:
- the LOC25491955 gene encoding trithorax group protein osa isoform X2, giving the protein MGFDNECIINIQSLAGEYFCPVCRLLVFPNEALQSQCTHLYCKPCLTYVVGTTRACPYDGYLVTEADSKPLIESNKTLAETIGKIAVHCLYHRSGCSWQGTLSDCTSHCKGCSFGNYPVVCNRCGLQIVHRQVEEHAQTCSGQLQQGAVTGQDSSATSATAVASTDQTQVAVAAPAAATASQPAASQTAVATTAAGHVANQLPNSASQTQALGQTVVQPTAEQWYQQQQQYQQYYQQYPGQDPYQQQYQQYYPYQQSAVPQYQQAYVQPQPLPQTQTQPQPQLQAQPPAQPQVQGQSQPVSHVQTPVAPQSQNQMQVPQQPQQLQPAVQPHGQMSHPPGHGQAFPQPQSYPYPQVQPHSGQPQPQQHTQIPPYQQPHPQMQHSQPQNQQPVQKYPVPQPQQQLQPNNAPVQHPSQPQMQSHQPMNPNVQPQVQNAMSHAVTGNHSYPQPLPHQNMQMGAPQSNMHLNPQSGPQLPGQHSVQMQNQFPPQTPMMRPNQSHAMYPNQQPGFMPSAVQGQNTPPLQQQQGYTPNQPTGQTNQRPILQPGQQILPQQPFSQHQMPMPSHPRPQGPVHSFPKHAYPLSKGNTALSQNAVGRPPNHAGHVQPFAQSANTIPVRPGNQNLLVGTNNQVHSRAQGDVTEQQTDSTSGKIGKSELKSERETNLKATEVGSKQNSEDPHSLKTLDPNANALENGDTLNKNVEKGEASEGTGVQHNNNDQSVIQGNAIQDGPPVKAETKLSESETNKLHSDDRPPSGAVNPAPAVSQTNGGHRPGIDEYKGDLAQPSHPASFQQRSSAVLTSQLPLPSGPNQPLSAANVSTLLRNHGTAPALPSGQPLNSMDNFQPTMFKQPHGSDAQFNIPGHTFQPQPHGGPPAGLFNQVHEPPFHSGASNFSRSGGPQFGAPPHGDMHGGMTANFQPHAREGFGVQDERFKSFQIHSQQNIDRREFEDDLRKFPRHEAGKRPFGFRDDAINKPGSTLHPGHLGPGPGYGIHRMDGMAPRSPGSEYIDMPSRRLGPLSGSLISKSGIDDFEGRTASRLGDSAGIAFRDGRFPHPPSHLHRDEFDGFGNLRMGEHPRRGNFIGQDEFAGHFQRGEHLGPHDFPRHLQLGERIGFGDHPGHMRAFELSGSRSFESFTKGNRPGHPQLGEPGFRSSFSLAGLNNDAGFLTGDTRSFDNLRRRKAASMGWCRICKVDCETVEGLELHSQTREHQKMAMDIVKTIKHNAKKQKLEQSSVEDGNKTRATGFEGHGNKH; this is encoded by the exons ATGGGTTTTGATAATGAatgtataatcaatattcaatcACTTGCTGGAGAGTATTTTTGTCCCGTTTGTCGCCTTCTCGTGTTTCCGAATGAAGCTTTGCAGTCACAATGCACTCATTTATATTGCAAACCATGTTTGACGTATGTCGTCGGTACCACCAGGGCGTGTCCTTATGATGGTTATTTGGTCACCGAGGCCGATTCAAAG CCGTTGATTGAGTCGAATAAGACATTGGCGGAAACGATTGGGAAAATAGCTGTTCATTGTTTGTATCATAGGAGTGGATGTTCATGGCAAGGAACTTTGTCTGATTGTACATCTCATTGTAAAGGATGTTCTTTTGGAAATTATCCTGTTGTTTGCAACAGGTGCGGGCTTCAAATAGTGCATCGTCAAGTAGAAGAACATGCACAAACTTGTTCG GGTCAGCTACAGCAAGGGGCGGTTACCGGCCAGGATTCTTCAGCTACCAGTGCTACTGCTGTTGCATCTACTGATCAGACCCAGGTTGCGGTTGCTGCTCCAGCTGCGGCAACAGCTTCGCAACCTGCGGCTTCTCAAACAGCTGTTGCAACTACTGCAGCTGGGCATGTTGCGAATCAGCTACCAAATTCAGCATCTCAAACCCAAGCTTTAGGTCAAACTGTTGTGCAGCCAACGGCGGAGCAATGGTATCAACAGCAGCAACAATATCAACAATACTACCAGCAATACCCCGGACAAGATCCATACCAACAGCAGTATCAACAGTATTACCCCTATCAACAGTCTGCTGTTCCACAATACCAACAGGCCTATGTCCAGCCTCAACCTCTGCCACAGACACAGACACAGCCACAGCCCCAGTTGCAGGCTCAACCTCCAGCACAGCCTCAGGTTCAAGGACAGTCTCAGCCAGTGTCACATGTGCAGACTCCTGTGGCCCCACAATCTCAGAATCAGATGCAAGTTCCCCAACAACCACAGCAGCTTCAACCTGCTGTACAGCCACATGGGCAGATGAGTCACCCACCTGGCCATGGTCAAGCCTTCCCCCAGCCTCAGTCTTATCCTTACCCTCAAGTTCAGCCTCATTCTGGGCAACCTCAACCTCAACAACATACTCAAATCCCTCCTTATCAGCAACCTCATCCTCAAATGCAGCATTCACAGCCTCAAAAtcagcaaccagttcagaagtaTCCTGTCCCTCAACCTCAACAACAATTGCAACCTAATAATGCTCCAGTTCAACATCCTTCTCAGCCTCAGATGCAATCTCACCAACCCATGAATCCTAATGTACAACCTCAAGTGCAAAATGCAATGTCACATGCAGTGACAGGGAATCACTCTTATCCCCAACCTCTGCCTCATCAGAATATGCAAATGGGAGCCCCTCAATCTAATATGCACTTGAATCCCCAAAGCGGGCCTCAACTCCCGGGCCAGCATTCCGTCCAGATGCAGAATCAGTTTCCTCCGCAAACTCCAATGATGCGCCCAAATCAGTCTCATGCTATGTATCCTAACCAACAGCCAGGTTTTATGCCTTCAGCTGTTCAAGGTCAAAACACGCCTCCTCTACAACAGCAGCAAGGATATACTCCTAATCAGCCAACTGGGCAAACCAACCAACGTCCTATTTTGCAACCGGGTCAACAAATATTACCTCAGCAACCATTTTCACAACACCAGATGCCTATGCCATCTCATCCACGACCGCAAGGTCCAGTACATTCATTTCCCAAGCATGCTTATCCACTGTCGAAGGGTAATACTGCACTATCTCAAAATGCCGTTGGAAGACCTCCCAACCATGCAGGGCATGTACAGCCATTTGCACAATCTGCCAATACAATTCCTGTTAGACCAGGGAATCAGAATTTGTTGGTTGGGACCAATAATCAAGTGCATTCAAGGGCACAGGGTGATGTCACAGAGCAACAAACTGACTCTACCTCTGGGAAAATTGGAAAGAGTGAGTTGAAATCTGAAAGAGAAACAAATTTGAAAGCAACTGAGGTTGGGAGTAAGCAAAATAGCGAAGATCCACACTCTTTGAAGACTTTAGACCCAAATGCTAATGCATTAGAAAATGGTGATACATTGAATAAGAATGTTGAGAAGGGAGAGGCTTCTGAAGGAACCGGGGTtcaacataataataatgatcAATCTGTTATTCAAGGCAATGCGATTCAAGATGGACCTCCAGTGAAGGCAGAGACTAAACTCTCTGAATCAGAAACTAATAAGCTGCACAGTGATGACAGACCTCCTTCTGGTGCTGTCAATCCCGCACCAGCTGTCTCTCAAACCAATGGTGGTCATAGACCTGGCATTGATGAATATAAAGGGGATTTAGCTCAGCCATCTCATCCAGCTTCTTTCCAGCAGAGATCTTCTGCAGTGTTGACATCACAATTGCCACTTCCATCAGGTCCAAATCAGCCTCTCTCTGCAGCAAATGTTTCAACTCTTCTCAGGAATCATGGAACTGCACCTGCTCTTCCTTCAGGACAGCCCTTAAACTCAATGGATAATTTTCAGCCAACCATGTTCAAGCAACCACATGGTTCTGACGCCCAGTTTAATATTCCAGGGCACACCTTTCAACCCCAGCCTCATGGTGGACCCCCTGCAGGACTGTTTAACCAAGTTCATGAACCGCCATTCCATTCCGGAGCTTCCAATTTTTCTCGAAGTGGAGGGCCACAGTTTGGTGCCCCACCACATGGAGATATGCACGGTGGAATGACAGCCAACTTTCAACCACATGCCCGTGAAGGTTTTGGTGTGCAGGATGAAAGGTTCAAATCTTTCCAGATTCATAGTCAACAAAATATTGATAGGAGAGAGTTTGAAGATGATCTCAGGAAATTCCCCAGGCATGAAGCTGGAAAGAGACCATTTGGTTTTCGTGATGATGCCATCAATAAACCAGGTTCAACTCTTCATCCTGGTCATCTTGGACCAGGTCCTGGATACGGAATACATCGTATGGATGGTATGGCTCCAAGAAGTCCTGGTAGTGAATACATTGATATGCCTTCCCGGAGATTGGGGCCCCTCTCTGGTAGTCTTATTAGTAAGTCAGGTATAGATGATTTTGAAGGCAGAACTGCAAGTCGATTAGGTGATTCAGCTGGCATTGCATTCCGTGATGGTCGGTTTCCTCATCCCCCTAGCCATTTGCATAGAGATGAGTTTGATGGTTTTGGTAACTTGCGAATGGGTGAACATCCAAGGAGGGGAAATTTCATTGGTCAGGATGAATTTGCTGGCCATTTCCAAAGAGGTGAACATTTGGGTCCACATGATTTTCCCAGACATTTGCAGCTTGGGGAGCGTATTGGTTTTGGCGATCATCCTGGTCATATGCGAGCCTTTGAACTTAGTGGTTCACGGAGTTTTGAATCTTTTACCAAAGGCAACAGGCCAGGTCATCCACAGCTTGGTGAACCTGGGTTTAGGAGCAGCTTTTCCCTTGCAGGACTTAATAATGATGCTGGATTTTTAACA GGAGATACCAGGTCGTTTGATAATTTGAGGAGAAGAAAGGCTGCCAGTATGGGGTGGTGCCGGATATGTAAAGTCGACTGTGAAACAGTTGAAGGTTTAGAATTGCATTCTCAAACAAGGGAGCACCAGAAGATGGCCATGGATATAGTTAAAACAATCAAACACAATGCGAAGAAACAGAAACT TGAACAATCCTCAGTTGAAGATGGAAACAAGACACGGGCTACTGGTTTTGAGGGTCATGGAAATAAGCATTGA
- the LOC25491955 gene encoding trithorax group protein osa isoform X1, with product MGFDNECIINIQSLAGEYFCPVCRLLVFPNEALQSQCTHLYCKPCLTYVVGTTRACPYDGYLVTEADSKPLIESNKTLAETIGKIAVHCLYHRSGCSWQGTLSDCTSHCKGCSFGNYPVVCNRCGLQIVHRQVEEHAQTCSGQLQQGAVTGQDSSATSATAVASTDQTQVAVAAPAAATASQPAASQTAVATTAAGHVANQLPNSASQTQALGQTVVQPTAEQWYQQQQQYQQYYQQYPGQDPYQQQYQQYYPYQQSAVPQYQQAYVQPQPLPQTQTQPQPQLQAQPPAQPQVQGQSQPVSHVQTPVAPQSQNQMQVPQQPQQLQPAVQPHGQMSHPPGHGQAFPQPQSYPYPQVQPHSGQPQPQQHTQIPPYQQPHPQMQHSQPQNQQPVQKYPVPQPQQQLQPNNAPVQHPSQPQMQSHQPMNPNVQPQVQNAMSHAVTGNHSYPQPLPHQNMQMGAPQSNMHLNPQSGPQLPGQHSVQMQNQFPPQTPMMRPNQSHAMYPNQQPGFMPSAVQGQNTPPLQQQQGYTPNQPTGQTNQRPILQPGQQILPQQPFSQHQMPMPSHPRPQGPVHSFPKHAYPLSKGNTALSQNAVGRPPNHAGHVQPFAQSANTIPVRPGNQNLLVGTNNQVHSRAQGDVTEQQTDSTSGKIGKSELKSERETNLKATEVGSKQNSEDPHSLKTLDPNANALENGDTLNKNVEKGEASEGTGVQHNNNDQSVIQGNAIQDGPPVKAETKLSESETNKLHSDDRPPSGAVNPAPAVSQTNGGHRPGIDEYKGDLAQPSHPASFQQRSSAVLTSQLPLPSGPNQPLSAANVSTLLRNHGTAPALPSGQPLNSMDNFQPTMFKQPHGSDAQFNIPGHTFQPQPHGGPPAGLFNQVHEPPFHSGASNFSRSGGPQFGAPPHGDMHGGMTANFQPHAREGFGVQDERFKSFQIHSQQNIDRREFEDDLRKFPRHEAGKRPFGFRDDAINKPGSTLHPGHLGPGPGYGIHRMDGMAPRSPGSEYIDMPSRRLGPLSGSLISKSGIDDFEGRTASRLGDSAGIAFRDGRFPHPPSHLHRDEFDGFGNLRMGEHPRRGNFIGQDEFAGHFQRGEHLGPHDFPRHLQLGERIGFGDHPGHMRAFELSGSRSFESFTKGNRPGHPQLGEPGFRSSFSLAGLNNDAGFLTGDTRSFDNLRRRKAASMGWCRICKVDCETVEGLELHSQTREHQKMAMDIVKTIKHNAKKQKLIPSEQSSVEDGNKTRATGFEGHGNKH from the exons ATGGGTTTTGATAATGAatgtataatcaatattcaatcACTTGCTGGAGAGTATTTTTGTCCCGTTTGTCGCCTTCTCGTGTTTCCGAATGAAGCTTTGCAGTCACAATGCACTCATTTATATTGCAAACCATGTTTGACGTATGTCGTCGGTACCACCAGGGCGTGTCCTTATGATGGTTATTTGGTCACCGAGGCCGATTCAAAG CCGTTGATTGAGTCGAATAAGACATTGGCGGAAACGATTGGGAAAATAGCTGTTCATTGTTTGTATCATAGGAGTGGATGTTCATGGCAAGGAACTTTGTCTGATTGTACATCTCATTGTAAAGGATGTTCTTTTGGAAATTATCCTGTTGTTTGCAACAGGTGCGGGCTTCAAATAGTGCATCGTCAAGTAGAAGAACATGCACAAACTTGTTCG GGTCAGCTACAGCAAGGGGCGGTTACCGGCCAGGATTCTTCAGCTACCAGTGCTACTGCTGTTGCATCTACTGATCAGACCCAGGTTGCGGTTGCTGCTCCAGCTGCGGCAACAGCTTCGCAACCTGCGGCTTCTCAAACAGCTGTTGCAACTACTGCAGCTGGGCATGTTGCGAATCAGCTACCAAATTCAGCATCTCAAACCCAAGCTTTAGGTCAAACTGTTGTGCAGCCAACGGCGGAGCAATGGTATCAACAGCAGCAACAATATCAACAATACTACCAGCAATACCCCGGACAAGATCCATACCAACAGCAGTATCAACAGTATTACCCCTATCAACAGTCTGCTGTTCCACAATACCAACAGGCCTATGTCCAGCCTCAACCTCTGCCACAGACACAGACACAGCCACAGCCCCAGTTGCAGGCTCAACCTCCAGCACAGCCTCAGGTTCAAGGACAGTCTCAGCCAGTGTCACATGTGCAGACTCCTGTGGCCCCACAATCTCAGAATCAGATGCAAGTTCCCCAACAACCACAGCAGCTTCAACCTGCTGTACAGCCACATGGGCAGATGAGTCACCCACCTGGCCATGGTCAAGCCTTCCCCCAGCCTCAGTCTTATCCTTACCCTCAAGTTCAGCCTCATTCTGGGCAACCTCAACCTCAACAACATACTCAAATCCCTCCTTATCAGCAACCTCATCCTCAAATGCAGCATTCACAGCCTCAAAAtcagcaaccagttcagaagtaTCCTGTCCCTCAACCTCAACAACAATTGCAACCTAATAATGCTCCAGTTCAACATCCTTCTCAGCCTCAGATGCAATCTCACCAACCCATGAATCCTAATGTACAACCTCAAGTGCAAAATGCAATGTCACATGCAGTGACAGGGAATCACTCTTATCCCCAACCTCTGCCTCATCAGAATATGCAAATGGGAGCCCCTCAATCTAATATGCACTTGAATCCCCAAAGCGGGCCTCAACTCCCGGGCCAGCATTCCGTCCAGATGCAGAATCAGTTTCCTCCGCAAACTCCAATGATGCGCCCAAATCAGTCTCATGCTATGTATCCTAACCAACAGCCAGGTTTTATGCCTTCAGCTGTTCAAGGTCAAAACACGCCTCCTCTACAACAGCAGCAAGGATATACTCCTAATCAGCCAACTGGGCAAACCAACCAACGTCCTATTTTGCAACCGGGTCAACAAATATTACCTCAGCAACCATTTTCACAACACCAGATGCCTATGCCATCTCATCCACGACCGCAAGGTCCAGTACATTCATTTCCCAAGCATGCTTATCCACTGTCGAAGGGTAATACTGCACTATCTCAAAATGCCGTTGGAAGACCTCCCAACCATGCAGGGCATGTACAGCCATTTGCACAATCTGCCAATACAATTCCTGTTAGACCAGGGAATCAGAATTTGTTGGTTGGGACCAATAATCAAGTGCATTCAAGGGCACAGGGTGATGTCACAGAGCAACAAACTGACTCTACCTCTGGGAAAATTGGAAAGAGTGAGTTGAAATCTGAAAGAGAAACAAATTTGAAAGCAACTGAGGTTGGGAGTAAGCAAAATAGCGAAGATCCACACTCTTTGAAGACTTTAGACCCAAATGCTAATGCATTAGAAAATGGTGATACATTGAATAAGAATGTTGAGAAGGGAGAGGCTTCTGAAGGAACCGGGGTtcaacataataataatgatcAATCTGTTATTCAAGGCAATGCGATTCAAGATGGACCTCCAGTGAAGGCAGAGACTAAACTCTCTGAATCAGAAACTAATAAGCTGCACAGTGATGACAGACCTCCTTCTGGTGCTGTCAATCCCGCACCAGCTGTCTCTCAAACCAATGGTGGTCATAGACCTGGCATTGATGAATATAAAGGGGATTTAGCTCAGCCATCTCATCCAGCTTCTTTCCAGCAGAGATCTTCTGCAGTGTTGACATCACAATTGCCACTTCCATCAGGTCCAAATCAGCCTCTCTCTGCAGCAAATGTTTCAACTCTTCTCAGGAATCATGGAACTGCACCTGCTCTTCCTTCAGGACAGCCCTTAAACTCAATGGATAATTTTCAGCCAACCATGTTCAAGCAACCACATGGTTCTGACGCCCAGTTTAATATTCCAGGGCACACCTTTCAACCCCAGCCTCATGGTGGACCCCCTGCAGGACTGTTTAACCAAGTTCATGAACCGCCATTCCATTCCGGAGCTTCCAATTTTTCTCGAAGTGGAGGGCCACAGTTTGGTGCCCCACCACATGGAGATATGCACGGTGGAATGACAGCCAACTTTCAACCACATGCCCGTGAAGGTTTTGGTGTGCAGGATGAAAGGTTCAAATCTTTCCAGATTCATAGTCAACAAAATATTGATAGGAGAGAGTTTGAAGATGATCTCAGGAAATTCCCCAGGCATGAAGCTGGAAAGAGACCATTTGGTTTTCGTGATGATGCCATCAATAAACCAGGTTCAACTCTTCATCCTGGTCATCTTGGACCAGGTCCTGGATACGGAATACATCGTATGGATGGTATGGCTCCAAGAAGTCCTGGTAGTGAATACATTGATATGCCTTCCCGGAGATTGGGGCCCCTCTCTGGTAGTCTTATTAGTAAGTCAGGTATAGATGATTTTGAAGGCAGAACTGCAAGTCGATTAGGTGATTCAGCTGGCATTGCATTCCGTGATGGTCGGTTTCCTCATCCCCCTAGCCATTTGCATAGAGATGAGTTTGATGGTTTTGGTAACTTGCGAATGGGTGAACATCCAAGGAGGGGAAATTTCATTGGTCAGGATGAATTTGCTGGCCATTTCCAAAGAGGTGAACATTTGGGTCCACATGATTTTCCCAGACATTTGCAGCTTGGGGAGCGTATTGGTTTTGGCGATCATCCTGGTCATATGCGAGCCTTTGAACTTAGTGGTTCACGGAGTTTTGAATCTTTTACCAAAGGCAACAGGCCAGGTCATCCACAGCTTGGTGAACCTGGGTTTAGGAGCAGCTTTTCCCTTGCAGGACTTAATAATGATGCTGGATTTTTAACA GGAGATACCAGGTCGTTTGATAATTTGAGGAGAAGAAAGGCTGCCAGTATGGGGTGGTGCCGGATATGTAAAGTCGACTGTGAAACAGTTGAAGGTTTAGAATTGCATTCTCAAACAAGGGAGCACCAGAAGATGGCCATGGATATAGTTAAAACAATCAAACACAATGCGAAGAAACAGAAACT AATACCCAGTGAACAATCCTCAGTTGAAGATGGAAACAAGACACGGGCTACTGGTTTTGAGGGTCATGGAAATAAGCATTGA
- the LOC25491958 gene encoding uncharacterized protein isoform X1, which produces MYLESIVARKMASKKCSLILVVLFICLLSFSSKALARNIPNASKLYLFSDEIGLNKKRLLASVKPKPDNARGHNYADLNKKRLLAEKCGSRIYHPDADRARCHNYL; this is translated from the exons ATGTATCTCGAGTCCATTGTAGCAAGAAAAATGGCTTCAAAGAAGTGCTCTCTTATTTTGGTAGTTCTCTTTATTTGTCTGTTGAGTTTTTCATCAAAGGCATTAGCAAGGAACATTCCGAATGCTTCGAAACTTTATCTAT TTTCAGATGAAATAGGTCTGAATAAGAAGAGACTCCTTGCTAGTGTGAAGCCTAAGCCTGATAATGCACGTGGCCACAATTATGCAG ATCTGAATAAGAAGAGACTCCTTGCAGAAAAGTGTGGGAGTAGGATATATCATCCTGATGCTGATAGGGCACGTTGCCACAATTATCTATGA
- the LOC25491958 gene encoding uncharacterized protein isoform X2 gives MYLESIVARKMASKKCSLILVVLFICLLSFSSKALARNIPNASKLYLYEIGLNKKRLLASVKPKPDNARGHNYADLNKKRLLAEKCGSRIYHPDADRARCHNYL, from the exons ATGTATCTCGAGTCCATTGTAGCAAGAAAAATGGCTTCAAAGAAGTGCTCTCTTATTTTGGTAGTTCTCTTTATTTGTCTGTTGAGTTTTTCATCAAAGGCATTAGCAAGGAACATTCCGAATGCTTCGAAACTTTATCTAT ATGAAATAGGTCTGAATAAGAAGAGACTCCTTGCTAGTGTGAAGCCTAAGCCTGATAATGCACGTGGCCACAATTATGCAG ATCTGAATAAGAAGAGACTCCTTGCAGAAAAGTGTGGGAGTAGGATATATCATCCTGATGCTGATAGGGCACGTTGCCACAATTATCTATGA